In Takifugu rubripes chromosome 18, fTakRub1.2, whole genome shotgun sequence, the DNA window TCACCAAGTTTGATAATAGAGGTAATGGACGCTTAGGAGGAGATTCAAGAGAAATTTTTAAACTTTGCATCGCTAATACGCCACAATGGGTGAGTGTTTCGATGGTTGTGAAGGTAAATCAGCAAACATGGGGCTGGCTAATGTTAGCCGACAGGCCAAAGCTGTGGGCAGTATCATGTTCATTGAGCAAATTGTTGCGTTATCTTCATACTGATGTCTAGATAGTCGTAATTACGGTAACCGAAAGACTATTGTTGTGGGGGTGTGGTTGGCTTTCTGGACAATTTAGTCGCCTATCTATGAATCAGAACTTGAACAATGGATGCTTACATTTCCTGCTCAAGTGCAAACGCCTGTGTCGGACATTTAGCACTACATAtctaatatttttttcttcccgTTTCAGATCAATTCACCCTGCAGGGTTTCAAATCGAAGATGTTTGCAGTGTCTCACAAGACTGTGTTTGTGGTGGACCACTGTCCCTACATGGCAGAGTCCAGTCGGCAGCAGGTGGAATGTGACGTGGTGACAAAGAGTCGAGCTCAGGGGCTCATTCCTTTGGCCCCTGTGTCCAAGTCCCTCTGGACCTGTGCAGTGGAATGCTCCATGGAGTACTGCCGGATACTGTATGATATTTATCCAAGGGACAAACTGGTCAGcttgaaaagaagaaggaaaaaaagacaggaaaagaaagtgttttcctaatactcttttttttttttttgtttcacagATAAATTACATTGTAAGTGATTCAGAGTTCCACATCTTAAACGGATGGAGGCGAGAAGACCAAAGTGTGCATGAGGTAATCCCTGCCCGCAAAGCCGCGGATCCGAATGCGACCCCCCTGTTTCAGCTCACACAGGTGAATATTCCTCTTTCAGCTCATGTCAGCTCTGGCAGCCATCGGGCCACCGAACCCTCGGGAAGATCCCGAGTGTTGCAGCATCCTGCACGGCCTGGTCGCTGCCGTGGAGTCGCTCTGCAAaatcacagagctgcagcacgagAAGCGGATGGCTCTGATGGACACAGCCGACAGAGTGGCCAACAGGGGGCGGATCATCTGCCTCACTGATGCGAAAAGGTAAAAATAAACCTTCTCTCTTCTACCTCTTCACTTTTAGAGCTCTTGATTAAGACTCTTCATTCCTCAGTGATACTCACGTCCGCATGTTGGAAGACTACATCCAGGAGACCATTTTAGAGCAGAACAAGCTGGCAGCAGGTTCAGACTGGTCAGTGTCAGCTGAAATATGAAGAATAATGAAAGAGAAACTGTGTTATTGTTGCACAATGTAACAGTATTTTCTGCTTTCTTACCTCCGTGTTTCAGCTTGATGGCCATCCAGCAGTGCGAGCTGGTTCTGATTCACATCTACCCACAGGGCGAGGACACGCTGGTGACCGACCGGGCGAAAAAGGAGGTGAAACTCTGCCTCCCCGTCACGCACGTCGAAGGAATCGGACACCAGTCACTTCTGACCCGCATCTTCTTCTGTCCCCCGGTGTCTCAGATCTCGCCCCTGCTCACCAGCGAGGTCCACAGCGTTCGTGCGGGACGCCACCTGGCCGCCAAACTCAACATTCTGGTCCAGCAGCACTTTGACTTGACCTCGACCACCATCACCAACATCCCCATGAAGGTAAAGTAGCTCCagccgtctgcctgcctgtgcaCATGCCTTCAGTAAAATTTACAATCCGCATTGACCTTTTCTCATTTCGTAAGACAACcgttgtttttatttacctgGTTTCTCTCTCTGCCGTTTTCTGCCTTGCGCAGCTCATCCTTCATCTGTAATTACTCTCACCTTTTTTCTGTTCTCATCTGCACGTCGATATGCCCATGaatctgctgctggtttcatgctgtattttctgttttgctAGCCCACATTAAATTTTTGCGACCAGGTTAGTACtcttatctcacacacacacatcaagcaGGAGGAAGGGTCAGAGTTCAGCCGATGCCGTTGACTCGCAGTTGTTTATTCTCAGCGGCCAGTTTAGGTGGCGAGGGATGGGCAGCTCTGGTCTCACGTTGGACCCTTTCCATTCATGGGTATtcaaattaaagaagaaaactaaTTTAAAGACAAACGTTAGCGGCTGCTGGATTCAAAGTCCACATATCTGTGACCAGTGTTGCCCCTCCCGAGATAGTAAATGATCAAACCTGTTTATTTATTCCTCAAAAACACTCCAAACCTCCCACCCATTTCCTCCTCCATTCCTGCTCTTCCCCTCATTCGTGTTTGGTGTCATCTGCTGTTTGAATTATTCAGATTCTTGTGTTGATAGGAACCTGTCTGGGCACATTGCTCGGCTGGTTCGGTAATaatataaacaaataaacatgacATCAGTGTTGACAGATGTAAAGGAAAATAccagtttttcttctccactgtaaaaacatgaaatcaGCAGTGTTGAGGTGTTGTTCTATGCCTGCGTTGatgcatgtgtaaatattcTGTGAACGAACCTCCACACTGACCTTGTTGTCGTCTCTGGGgacgagcaggaagagcagcacgCCAACACGTCGGCCAATTACGACGTCGAGCTCCTCCACCACCGAGACGCTCACCTGGAGTTCTTTAAAAACGGTCGGTGGAACGAGCGTAAAAATCTCCCTTCTCGTGGTGTCCCGGTTGATGGATGAATTTCTGTCCCGAGCAGGAGACTTGCACATGGCCGGCACCAGCACCCGGGAAAACGGACTGAAAGAGACGGTGACGCTGAAGTGGTGCACGCCACGGAGCAACAACATAGGTGGGCTGAGGATTTGTGGGTTCAAGGCAGAAATACACAGCAAAGACGTGAGAGGAACGTCTCTGTTCCGCTGTTTCAGAGCTGCATTACTGCACCGGAGCGTATCGCATCTCCCCAACAGACGTCAACAGTCGCCCGTCGTCGTGCCTGACCAACTTTCTTCTCAATGGTAAAATCGATAATTTATCCGAGCTATGATTTGGGCGCTGAACTTGTTTGAAGTTGACGAACTCGTCCTGTAGGTCGGTcggtgctgctggagcagccCAGGAagtcggggtcaaaggtcatcagcCACATGCTCAGCAGCCACGGGGGCGAGATCTTCCTGCACGTGCTCAACAGCAACCGCTCCACCCTGGAGGACCCGCCCTCCATCAGCGAGGGCTGCGGAGGCCGCGTGACAGACTACCGCATCACGGTACGCCCAACGCCTCGGTCCTTTCTGCTTCCGTCCTCATTCAACCGAAATCATTTCTAGGATTTCGGCGAGTTCATGAGGGAGAACCGGCTCATGCCCGTCTCAGAGTCCCGCTACGACCCGTCTGGGAAGCTTCCAGTGGAGAGGGCCAAAGCCCAGTTGGAGCGCTACACCCGATACTGGCCAATGATCATCTCCCAGACCACCATCTTCAACATGCAGGCGGTGAGCAGCACTGTGGTTTGGAGTTTCACGTGCACACCCTGACCAAGCCAAACACTTTTCAGATCCAGCTGTAACACTGTCACAGAATTTCCCAGCTTTAAATATTCGTTTCCAACACTTTCCCTTAAACTTTCCTTTTACCTGCCTTCTCGTTTCTCGCCACTAGGTGGTGCCACTGGCCAACCTGATAGTGAAAGAGACTTTATCAGAAGAAGACGTTCTGACCTGCCAGAAGACCGTTTACAATCTTGTAGACATGGAGAGGAAGAATGACCCTCTCCCGATCTCCACCGTGGGGTCCAGAGGCAAAGGCCCAAAGAGGTTTTTTATCGCCATCTCCTAAAAATAAGCAGGAAAATGGTGACGTCGTTTATAACTTCATAACTTCCCGTCATGTTGTCAGGGATGAACAGTACCGCATCATGTGGAACGAGCTGGAGACGCTGGTGAAGACGCACGCCGGCAGCACGGACAGGCACCAGCGGGTGCTGGACTGCATCGTCGCCTGCAGGAGCAAACCCCCCGAGGAGGAAGAGCgcaagaagagggggaggaagagggaggacagggaagaGCGAGCAGAGAAAAACGGCAgcaaagaggcagaggagaagagctggcAGGACTCTGAGAGGTGGGACGCGTCCCGACGTGCTCGATTTAGAGCTGCAAACCTTTACCAACCGGTCTGTTGTGGTTTTAACCCCCAGGCTAAAAGGTTTACTGGACAAAGAGGATCAGGAATCAGAGGTGATCAAAGATTCTCCAGACTCTCCAGAGCCGCTCAATAAGAAGCCACGCGTGTCGGCGGAGGAAGATCACCCTCCAGAGAGAGCCAAAGGTACCGGAACGCCACAACATTTCACCGCTCGTGCAAAATTCCACACCCTCACCCATGGCTAAATCCTCCCCAGGGCCCGTCTCGCTCCTCACCATGTGGACCAACCGCATCACCGCCGCCAATTCCAGGAAGCACCAGGAGTTTGCGGGACGGGCGAACTCGGTCAACAACAAGTTTGAGCTgtaccagcagctgaaggacgaGAACGGGTGCGCGACACACGCCGGGATTCACTGTCACGTACGAGCCGATTTAAACAACCTTTTCCTCTTTACAGGATGGACGTTCATGAAAATGGCAAGGCCTCCAGATGATGGCGCCACCGAGGTTGAGCCCTGCCCAGGATGAGATTTTGGGACTGGAATGCTTCACAGAATTATGTCTCGACTTGTATTCCTAAAACAAGACATGTGATGAAACGGATGGCAAAAACTGTactttctaatttttttttaatccaggaTTTTATAATTATGCTCTTGGCACATTGTGAAAGGTAATAAAAGCTGGTGACGGAGTTCTGTGGTTGTTTATTTGACGCAGCGTTACCTTTATGACCTGTTGTCATTGGAAGGGAAGCGTCATAACAGGATTCAGGATATCCTAAAATAATAGATTACTGATGAGGAGTCTTGTTCCACCAGGTTTGATGCAATTCCACTTATGGCCTGTTGGTGGCAGTATCGTACCAAAATACTGTACCAGGTTTTCGACatataaatatttgaaataattagaataaatggataaaactgttttttaaacTGTTCAAGCTGTGAGAATTCCAAATACCTGATGGCTGCCAGACAATTACTAGTCCAGTTTCCAGCTGCTCGGGGTCCTTCGGCCAGCTGTGGGTCCTGTCGGGGTATCCATAACTTGGCGCTTGGCTGTTCGGGACACATCTGGGGACAAAGTACCTGAAGTGGCCTCTGATCGCGGGTGTTTAGGTGCACGTGAAACATTTAAGGAGGTGCATTTCCACCATCAAGGGCTTCGGCCACAATTAAAACACGAGTAATAAACATGTAACTGCATCAATCACTCAGACTTTTTATGGGAAGGAAATTTAGAACCAAAGCAGATAAAACCCAAGAAAAGTAAAACCCCAACATCAACTagacacatacacatgcacacacacagacacacacacgtaaccAGCAGTCAGGAGCCCCCCACCTGATGGGAATCATTAACAACAGTCAATAAATCCTCATCTGAGAAGCCATAAACTGGTTTTAAAAAGGAGGCTCTCAAACTTTTCCTCTGACTGTTGCTGAACTAGAACCGATCCGGTATCATCGGTTTTGTCTCTGACCTGGGCCAgaactcccccctcccccttcagtGATAAGTTATTTGCATTGTCAAAAAGAGGGCCAAGAAAAGGTAGCTGTGAAAAATAGTCCTCGATAAAAATCCCGGGAGGTTACATGTAAAATAACCCACTTTGGGAGTAA includes these proteins:
- the ints13 gene encoding integrator complex subunit 13 isoform X2, whose product is MDQFTLQGFKSKMFAVSHKTVFVVDHCPYMAESSRQQVECDVVTKSRAQGLIPLAPVSKSLWTCAVECSMEYCRILYDIYPRDKLINYIVSDSEFHILNGWRREDQSVHELMSALAAIGPPNPREDPECCSILHGLVAAVESLCKITELQHEKRMALMDTADRVANRGRIICLTDAKSDTHVRMLEDYIQETILEQNKLAAGSDCLMAIQQCELVLIHIYPQGEDTLVTDRAKKEISPLLTSEVHSVRAGRHLAAKLNILVQQHFDLTSTTITNIPMKPTLNFCDQEEQHANTSANYDVELLHHRDAHLEFFKNGDLHMAGTSTRENGLKETVTLKWCTPRSNNIELHYCTGAYRISPTDVNSRPSSCLTNFLLNGRSVLLEQPRKSGSKVISHMLSSHGGEIFLHVLNSNRSTLEDPPSISEGCGGRVTDYRITDFGEFMRENRLMPVSESRYDPSGKLPVERAKAQLERYTRYWPMIISQTTIFNMQAVVPLANLIVKETLSEEDVLTCQKTVYNLVDMERKNDPLPISTVGSRGKGPKRDEQYRIMWNELETLVKTHAGSTDRHQRVLDCIVACRSKPPEEEERKKRGRKREDREERAEKNGSKEAEEKSWQDSERLKGLLDKEDQESEVIKDSPDSPEPLNKKPRVSAEEDHPPERAKGPVSLLTMWTNRITAANSRKHQEFAGRANSVNNKFELYQQLKDENGMDVHENGKASR
- the ints13 gene encoding integrator complex subunit 13 isoform X1; protein product: MALGQINENDQFTLQGFKSKMFAVSHKTVFVVDHCPYMAESSRQQVECDVVTKSRAQGLIPLAPVSKSLWTCAVECSMEYCRILYDIYPRDKLINYIVSDSEFHILNGWRREDQSVHELMSALAAIGPPNPREDPECCSILHGLVAAVESLCKITELQHEKRMALMDTADRVANRGRIICLTDAKSDTHVRMLEDYIQETILEQNKLAAGSDCLMAIQQCELVLIHIYPQGEDTLVTDRAKKEISPLLTSEVHSVRAGRHLAAKLNILVQQHFDLTSTTITNIPMKEEQHANTSANYDVELLHHRDAHLEFFKNGDLHMAGTSTRENGLKETVTLKWCTPRSNNIELHYCTGAYRISPTDVNSRPSSCLTNFLLNGRSVLLEQPRKSGSKVISHMLSSHGGEIFLHVLNSNRSTLEDPPSISEGCGGRVTDYRITDFGEFMRENRLMPVSESRYDPSGKLPVERAKAQLERYTRYWPMIISQTTIFNMQAVVPLANLIVKETLSEEDVLTCQKTVYNLVDMERKNDPLPISTVGSRGKGPKRDEQYRIMWNELETLVKTHAGSTDRHQRVLDCIVACRSKPPEEEERKKRGRKREDREERAEKNGSKEAEEKSWQDSERLKGLLDKEDQESEVIKDSPDSPEPLNKKPRVSAEEDHPPERAKGPVSLLTMWTNRITAANSRKHQEFAGRANSVNNKFELYQQLKDENGMDVHENGKASR